A segment of the Suncus etruscus isolate mSunEtr1 chromosome 7, mSunEtr1.pri.cur, whole genome shotgun sequence genome:
GCACTCAGGTTTATTTGTATAAACAGCACAGAAACACCCGTGCAACCAACAGCTCAGAGGTTGCACCAGTCCTTCGATGTGCGCACTGGCTGATGGAAGCCTCCTATGGAGCCTTGGGTGGGGCCTGGGCACCTTTGGGAGCTGGTGCTGGAGCTGCAGCTGCCTGGGTCTTGggctgggccttggcttttgccTTAAGCTGAGCCTTCTTGGCTTTTGCCTTGAACTGAGATTTGGATTTCACCTTGGTTGGATCCTTGGCTTCAACCTTGGTCTTGGGCCGGCAGAGCCTGAGACCTTTGGCAATGCGGGCTCGAGCCTTCTTCCCAAGCCTGGGGTGAGCGATGTACGCAAGCCGGCTGAGCTTGCGGCTGTCCTTCTTGGCGACGACGGGCCTGGCCTGCTTGGGCTTCACAAGGGCCTTGATGGCCTCAGCTCGGGCACTCAAGGCCTTTGCATTGTTGGCCTGCATCTTCTTCAGGCCCTTCTTGTTGTGCTTCTTGGCAAAGCGCATGTTCCTTAGGAATTTGGGGTCCACCTGAAAAGCAGGCAAAAGACAGGACACTAAAGTCCAACAGTCAGGGACACTGATCCTTTCTTCAGAGCAGTGCCCACTACAATACTGCTCCCAGTTAAGGCCTATTAAGAATATAGATATTAAATTAACCTTAAAATGGCACCTTATCTGCAGAGGAGCACACACGCACCATCACCCCAAGACCAACACTACAACTTGTCACTGCCCACAATTACAGGATATCCAGAAGAGTACAATCTAAGAGTACAAAATCTAATTACAGAAGGTATTCCCCCTCTGTCAGGATCCCTGGATTTCTACTTCTGCTGGCAAGACTGCCTCATCCCTCAAGTACCCCAGCCCTAAGAAAGTGTCAA
Coding sequences within it:
- the RPL29 gene encoding 60S ribosomal protein L29, with product MAKSKNHTTHNQSRKWHRNGIKKPRSQRYESLKGVDPKFLRNMRFAKKHNKKGLKKMQANNAKALSARAEAIKALVKPKQARPVVAKKDSRKLSRLAYIAHPRLGKKARARIAKGLRLCRPKTKVEAKDPTKVKSKSQFKAKAKKAQLKAKAKAQPKTQAAAAPAPAPKGAQAPPKAP